One region of Salinibacterium sp. TMP30 genomic DNA includes:
- a CDS encoding DNA polymerase Y family protein, producing the protein MTSAPLSGALPASHPPLPRVLVLWCPDWPVVAARQHEKLSADAPLVLTEKGLVFAASASARAEGISRGLRLREAQSRFPGLIDRAYDPALDNRAFEPVIAGIEELIPGVQLLRPGMCAVRVRGAAQYYGGEKAAALTVIDRVNEIAASDARVGVADALFTAVHAARSTVRADPRSRAGHARLVPVRESAEFLAPLSIALLEEPQIVTLLIKLGISTLGDFAQLGHTDVRTRFGELGARLHSLASGRDPQAFIARTPPLDLDVVIDFEPALDRVDQVAFSIRSRADDFIEALVRTQLVTTAIRIELDSESGEIAERVWLHPRSFTASDVVDRVRWQVQGSGLIEAGLSSGISRVRIVPETVDAIGNHETGLWGSGLEPRIHHGLSRVQSMLGHGAVLMPNVQGGRTLQSRQQLTAWGDRSVDERSVQRPWPGSLPAPLPGTVFSSRHAVHVFAHDGNLVSVDDRGHVAAAPARFATSDSRSRTLTAWAGPWPLTERWWDAESSGRSWRFQAVDDTGCAWLLVLDDGGWWAEARYD; encoded by the coding sequence ATGACTTCCGCTCCGCTCTCCGGTGCGCTCCCGGCGTCACACCCGCCTCTCCCCCGTGTTCTCGTGCTTTGGTGCCCCGATTGGCCTGTGGTTGCGGCCAGACAACACGAGAAACTGTCGGCGGATGCCCCGCTCGTGCTCACTGAGAAGGGTCTCGTTTTTGCTGCTTCTGCCTCCGCCCGCGCTGAAGGGATCAGCCGTGGGCTGAGGCTGAGGGAGGCGCAGTCGAGGTTTCCCGGGCTGATTGATCGCGCCTACGATCCCGCCCTCGATAATCGCGCATTCGAACCGGTCATTGCTGGCATAGAAGAGCTGATTCCTGGCGTGCAACTTCTCCGCCCAGGTATGTGCGCTGTGCGGGTGCGCGGAGCCGCACAGTATTACGGCGGTGAAAAGGCTGCTGCGCTCACAGTCATCGATCGGGTCAACGAGATTGCTGCCTCTGATGCGCGGGTGGGCGTTGCTGATGCTCTCTTCACTGCAGTACATGCTGCGCGCAGCACTGTGAGGGCAGATCCTCGTTCTCGAGCTGGGCATGCGCGGCTCGTTCCTGTTAGGGAATCTGCAGAATTTTTGGCACCATTATCGATCGCTCTGCTTGAGGAGCCTCAGATTGTGACGCTGCTGATAAAGCTGGGTATCTCCACTCTTGGCGATTTTGCGCAGCTCGGACACACGGATGTGCGCACTCGCTTTGGAGAGCTCGGAGCTCGATTGCATTCACTGGCGAGCGGTCGCGACCCTCAAGCTTTTATCGCCCGTACACCTCCACTCGATCTCGATGTCGTGATCGATTTCGAGCCGGCTCTCGACAGGGTTGATCAGGTTGCTTTCAGTATTCGCAGTCGAGCCGATGACTTTATTGAGGCATTGGTTCGCACCCAACTGGTGACCACTGCGATTCGTATTGAACTTGATTCCGAGTCTGGCGAAATTGCCGAACGCGTGTGGTTGCATCCGCGGTCGTTCACCGCCAGCGATGTTGTTGATCGGGTGCGTTGGCAAGTGCAGGGTTCCGGCCTTATCGAGGCGGGATTAAGCTCAGGAATCAGCCGGGTGCGCATTGTGCCCGAAACGGTGGATGCGATCGGCAACCATGAAACAGGGTTGTGGGGTTCGGGGCTTGAGCCACGCATCCACCACGGCCTTTCTCGAGTGCAGAGCATGCTCGGTCACGGTGCTGTGCTCATGCCAAATGTGCAGGGTGGGCGCACCCTGCAGTCGCGACAGCAACTCACAGCGTGGGGTGATCGCAGCGTGGATGAGCGTTCGGTGCAGCGTCCGTGGCCAGGATCGTTGCCCGCTCCGTTACCGGGAACAGTTTTTTCGTCGCGTCATGCCGTGCACGTTTTCGCTCACGACGGTAACCTCGTTTCAGTGGATGACCGTGGTCATGTTGCTGCGGCGCCCGCACGTTTCGCAACCAGCGATTCTCGCTCACGAACACTCACGGCATGGGCAGGACCATGGCCGCTAACTGAGCGCTGGTGGGATGCAGAGTCGTCGGGCCGCTCGTGGCGTTTTCAAGCCGTTGACGATACCGGATGCGCGTGGTTGCTGGTGCTCGATGACGGCGGCTGGTGGGCCGAAGCAAGGTACGACTAA
- a CDS encoding error-prone DNA polymerase, with protein sequence MAWSNPPIPWRQLERTLSGFGSVTPIGEAGDGRALSLVSSKRAPYIAPSEPPNGAEAASAPAGDVVPYAELHVHSSFSFLDGASMPEKLAEEAARLGLTALALTDHDGLYGIVRMAEAAAELGLSTLFGAELSLGLTGQQAGNADPEGDHLLVLARKEEGYHRLALAITRAQLAGGEKGRPKYDLHELAELAGGHWFVLTGCRKGAVRRALCDPQPNSAPSRESMVAAGHELDQLCELFGRDAVIVELFDQGYPLDSAYNDALHSLAVERGLRVVATSNAHYATPRQHHLHSAVSAVRARRSLDEMDGWLPAAGTAHLRSGAEMAARFVRYPGAVAATVQVADEAVFELRQAKPALPDQDVPDGHTPASWLRELTWAGVADRAIELSDTNRARIQRELDVIEEKNFAGYFLIVHDIVSFARGRGILCQGRGSAASSVVCYLLKITAVDPIRYKLPFERFISAMREEEPDIDVDFDSERREEVIQYVFERYGRENAAQVANVIQYRPRFAVRDMAKALGYSSGQQDAWSKQMERWGSEVSGIDHDIPDSVLELAQQVMKFPRHLGIHSGGMVLTQRPVGEVVPIEHARKEKRTVVQWDKDDCAWMGLVKFDLLGLGILSAMQYSFDLVDEALGERWDLATIPAEEQGVYDQLCRADAVGVFQVESRAQMGLLPRLQPREFYHLVVEIALVRPGPIQGGAVHPYVRRKMGVDPITYLHPNLVEPLERTLGVPIFQEQLMQIAVAVGGCSADDADLLRRAMGSKRGIERIDKLRSKLYAGMASNGIIGEDADRIYESIQAFAGFGFAESHALSFGLLVYASAWIRLHYPAAFLAALLRAQPMGFYSPQSLVADARRHGVQVRGPDIQRSGVFAGLEQHSQSTAPTGNDRCVDHEQPPVGPFNRSSPFDTDDHRRDGAFAVRLGLDEVRGIGTTVAEKIVAERDSGEFVSMNDLVRRVGLTTKQLEALAAAGAFDGMGLTRREALWNAGNAAHDREEYLPNSMVVVQPPLFSLATEFDELMADLWATGISPESHPVMHLREALTHRGVLSAAELTVTESGRRIEIGGVVTHRQRPATASGITFMNIEDETGLINVICSVGVWGRYRRIARDSAALIVRGIIERSEDGVINVLADRFEPLSGLPHTQSRDFH encoded by the coding sequence ATGGCGTGGTCTAATCCGCCGATTCCGTGGCGCCAATTGGAGCGCACGCTGTCGGGCTTTGGTTCGGTAACGCCGATAGGTGAGGCCGGTGACGGGCGTGCCCTGTCTCTGGTGTCGAGCAAGCGCGCTCCCTATATTGCACCGAGCGAGCCTCCGAACGGCGCGGAGGCAGCATCCGCACCCGCCGGTGATGTTGTGCCCTATGCCGAGCTCCATGTTCACTCAAGTTTCAGTTTTCTTGATGGCGCGAGCATGCCAGAGAAACTGGCAGAAGAGGCTGCCCGATTGGGGCTTACTGCTCTTGCGCTTACCGACCATGACGGGCTGTACGGCATAGTGCGGATGGCTGAAGCTGCAGCCGAGTTGGGGCTTTCTACCCTGTTTGGTGCGGAGCTTTCTCTGGGCCTCACCGGGCAACAGGCGGGCAATGCCGATCCAGAAGGTGACCACCTGCTTGTGCTTGCCCGCAAAGAGGAGGGATATCACCGGCTGGCGCTGGCCATTACGCGCGCCCAGCTCGCGGGCGGAGAAAAGGGTCGCCCGAAATATGACCTGCATGAGTTGGCTGAGCTGGCAGGAGGGCACTGGTTTGTGCTGACGGGATGCCGCAAGGGGGCTGTGCGTCGAGCGCTCTGCGATCCGCAACCCAATTCAGCACCCTCGCGCGAATCGATGGTGGCTGCAGGCCACGAACTCGACCAGCTGTGTGAACTCTTTGGCCGTGACGCCGTGATTGTCGAACTCTTTGATCAGGGGTACCCCCTCGATTCGGCGTACAACGATGCCCTTCACTCTCTTGCTGTTGAGCGAGGTCTTCGTGTGGTTGCTACCTCTAACGCTCACTATGCAACACCCCGCCAGCACCATTTACATTCAGCGGTCTCTGCTGTGCGTGCGCGGCGCAGCCTCGATGAGATGGATGGCTGGCTCCCCGCTGCAGGCACAGCACATTTAAGGTCGGGTGCCGAAATGGCTGCGCGCTTTGTCCGCTACCCGGGGGCGGTGGCGGCGACTGTCCAAGTTGCCGACGAGGCGGTGTTTGAGTTGAGGCAGGCGAAGCCAGCTCTCCCCGATCAGGATGTTCCTGATGGGCACACGCCGGCGAGTTGGCTCCGTGAACTGACATGGGCGGGGGTTGCCGACCGCGCGATCGAACTCTCTGATACAAATCGGGCCCGCATCCAACGTGAACTCGATGTCATTGAGGAGAAAAACTTTGCGGGCTATTTCTTGATCGTGCACGACATTGTGTCGTTTGCTCGAGGGCGTGGAATCTTGTGTCAGGGTCGAGGCTCGGCAGCAAGTTCGGTGGTTTGCTATCTCCTTAAAATCACGGCGGTTGATCCGATCCGGTACAAGCTTCCCTTTGAACGGTTCATATCGGCGATGCGGGAAGAAGAACCCGACATCGATGTCGATTTTGATTCTGAACGTCGAGAGGAGGTCATTCAATACGTCTTCGAGCGCTACGGGCGAGAAAATGCGGCACAGGTGGCGAACGTCATCCAGTACCGTCCTCGATTTGCCGTGCGCGATATGGCGAAAGCCCTGGGCTATAGTTCGGGCCAGCAAGATGCGTGGTCGAAGCAAATGGAACGGTGGGGTTCTGAAGTCTCGGGAATCGACCACGATATCCCCGACTCGGTGCTGGAACTTGCTCAGCAGGTGATGAAGTTTCCGCGTCATTTGGGCATCCATTCTGGCGGAATGGTGTTGACGCAGCGGCCGGTCGGTGAAGTGGTGCCGATCGAGCATGCGCGTAAAGAAAAACGCACGGTGGTGCAGTGGGATAAGGATGATTGCGCGTGGATGGGTCTGGTCAAGTTCGACCTGCTCGGCCTCGGAATCCTCTCGGCCATGCAATACAGTTTCGATCTCGTTGATGAGGCACTGGGCGAACGCTGGGATCTCGCCACGATCCCAGCCGAAGAGCAGGGTGTCTACGACCAGTTGTGTCGAGCGGATGCCGTTGGTGTTTTTCAGGTAGAGAGTCGCGCCCAAATGGGGTTGCTGCCGCGCTTGCAACCGCGGGAGTTTTATCACTTGGTGGTGGAGATCGCGCTGGTGCGGCCCGGACCGATTCAGGGTGGGGCTGTGCACCCCTATGTGCGCCGCAAGATGGGGGTTGATCCGATTACCTACCTGCATCCCAATCTGGTTGAGCCTCTTGAGCGCACTCTGGGTGTGCCGATTTTTCAAGAGCAGTTGATGCAGATCGCGGTGGCCGTGGGTGGTTGCTCTGCCGATGATGCCGATCTGCTCCGGCGCGCTATGGGCTCTAAGCGGGGCATTGAACGCATCGATAAGCTGCGCTCGAAGCTTTATGCGGGAATGGCGAGCAACGGAATCATTGGGGAGGATGCCGATCGCATTTACGAGAGTATTCAAGCGTTTGCTGGTTTTGGTTTTGCCGAAAGCCACGCCCTCAGCTTCGGTCTGCTCGTCTATGCCAGTGCATGGATTCGGCTTCACTACCCCGCCGCATTTCTTGCGGCTCTGCTGCGTGCCCAACCGATGGGGTTCTATTCTCCGCAGTCTCTGGTTGCGGATGCTCGGCGTCATGGTGTGCAGGTGCGTGGCCCTGACATCCAACGCTCTGGTGTCTTTGCTGGGCTTGAGCAGCATTCTCAGAGCACAGCTCCTACGGGAAACGATCGCTGTGTAGATCACGAGCAGCCTCCGGTCGGCCCCTTTAATCGCTCGTCCCCTTTCGATACTGATGATCATCGCCGGGATGGCGCTTTTGCTGTGCGTCTTGGTTTGGATGAAGTGAGGGGCATCGGCACTACTGTCGCCGAGAAAATTGTGGCTGAGCGTGATTCGGGTGAGTTCGTTTCGATGAATGATCTAGTGCGTCGTGTCGGGCTCACGACGAAACAGTTGGAAGCGTTGGCTGCAGCGGGCGCTTTCGACGGTATGGGCCTCACGCGTCGCGAGGCGCTGTGGAATGCGGGCAATGCTGCGCACGATCGTGAAGAGTATCTGCCCAACAGCATGGTTGTTGTGCAGCCGCCGCTATTTTCTCTAGCGACCGAGTTTGATGAGCTGATGGCTGATCTGTGGGCAACAGGAATCTCGCCAGAGAGCCATCCTGTGATGCATCTGAGGGAGGCGCTGACTCACCGTGGGGTGCTGTCTGCCGCCGAACTGACTGTTACTGAGTCGGGGCGTCGCATCGAAATTGGTGGGGTTGTCACTCACCGGCAGCGTCCGGCAACAGCCAGCGGCATCACCTTCATGAATATCGAAGATGAAACCGGTCTGATTAACGTGATCTGCAGCGTTGGCGTGTGGGGGCGGTATCGCAGGATCGCTCGTGACAGTGCTGCGCTGATTGTCCGTGGCATTATTGAGCGGTCAGAGGATGGCGTCATTAATGTGCTCGCGGACCGTTTTGAGCCGCTTTCAGGGCTCCCCCACACTCAGTCGCGTGATTTCCATTAG
- the dinB gene encoding DNA polymerase IV translates to MGKQDGLTRHVSAIDVDDSTATILHVDMDAFFASVELLDHPELIGKPVIVGHNSTRSVVTAATYEARKYGVNSAMPMALALRRCPRAIVLEPHFERYQYFSARVFEICDELTPKVERLGIDEAFLDVAGARGIYGSPREVAALLRARVLAETGLVCSVGAAASKYVAKVASGLSKPDGLLVIPADKTTGFLHPLPISALWGVGGKTAEILQQRGFSTIADIAHADRVSLTRAVGEASAVKLHNLAWGNDQRDVVERPAEKSMGHETTFEYDVLDADEIRRELLRLSGRVAIRLRAAGMVARTVVLKLRFENFSTVTRSRTLPEPTDLGRTLYETVRGIYEEFAAEGRPVRLVGVRGEQLAEPGGTMVSLWDTTDGWRNAEEAMEAASARFGRGAIGPARLLGAERSERPRLGQRD, encoded by the coding sequence ATGGGCAAGCAAGACGGACTGACGCGGCACGTTTCCGCCATAGACGTCGATGACAGCACCGCGACCATCCTGCACGTAGACATGGATGCTTTCTTTGCCTCAGTCGAACTGCTCGATCATCCAGAGCTCATCGGAAAGCCTGTAATCGTCGGCCACAACTCAACTCGCTCGGTAGTCACGGCCGCAACGTATGAAGCACGCAAGTACGGTGTGAACTCGGCCATGCCGATGGCGCTGGCACTGCGCCGCTGCCCACGGGCCATCGTGCTCGAACCGCACTTCGAGCGCTATCAGTACTTCTCTGCGAGAGTTTTCGAGATTTGCGATGAGCTCACACCCAAGGTCGAACGCTTGGGCATCGATGAGGCATTTCTGGATGTCGCTGGTGCTCGCGGAATTTATGGCTCGCCGAGGGAGGTCGCAGCACTGCTGCGCGCGCGGGTGCTCGCTGAGACTGGCCTCGTCTGCTCGGTGGGTGCTGCGGCATCCAAATATGTCGCCAAAGTTGCGTCGGGCTTGTCTAAGCCAGATGGACTGCTGGTAATTCCTGCCGACAAGACGACTGGGTTTCTGCACCCCTTACCCATTTCCGCGTTGTGGGGGGTCGGTGGCAAGACTGCGGAGATTCTTCAGCAAAGAGGATTCTCGACCATCGCCGATATTGCTCATGCCGATCGCGTGTCGTTGACTCGTGCGGTGGGGGAGGCGAGCGCAGTAAAGCTGCACAATCTGGCATGGGGTAATGATCAGCGTGACGTCGTGGAGCGCCCGGCTGAAAAAAGCATGGGACACGAGACGACGTTTGAATATGACGTACTCGACGCCGATGAGATTCGCCGTGAGCTATTGAGGCTGTCGGGAAGGGTTGCTATCCGACTGCGTGCCGCCGGGATGGTCGCTCGCACTGTCGTTCTGAAATTGCGGTTCGAAAATTTCAGCACAGTGACTCGTTCGCGCACGCTTCCTGAACCAACCGACCTGGGTCGCACCCTGTACGAAACGGTTCGCGGCATTTACGAGGAGTTTGCGGCCGAGGGACGCCCCGTGCGCCTGGTGGGAGTGCGCGGTGAACAATTGGCGGAACCCGGCGGCACGATGGTGAGCCTGTGGGACACCACAGATGGCTGGCGTAATGCAGAAGAGGCGATGGAGGCCGCGTCAGCACGTTTCGGGCGCGGAGCAATTGGCCCGGCCCGGCTCTTAGGTGCTGAGCGTTCGGAGCGTCCGCGACTCGGTCAACGCGATTAA
- a CDS encoding ABC transporter permease: MTTSVREKTPYPTTSSPLMAWLSDGWITTRRNLIKIKRVPDILVFTTLQPIMFVLLFTYVYAGVIDIPGSTYTEFIMAGIFAQTVVFGSTYSGSAMAQDLKDGIIDRFRTLPMSSSAVLVGRTNGDLLINSISMVVMMTTGLIVGWRINSSPLEALAAIALLLLFAYALSWVMAFIGMSVRSPEVINNVSFLVLFPLTFISNAFVPAETLPTPLRVFAELNPVSALVQAARELFGNTPAGSAQSDVWSQQHPVLTVLIGIVLMLAIFVPLAVRKFASISTR; this comes from the coding sequence ATGACCACCTCGGTTCGCGAAAAGACGCCGTACCCGACCACATCATCCCCCCTTATGGCATGGCTTAGTGATGGGTGGATCACCACTCGGCGCAACCTCATTAAGATCAAGCGGGTTCCCGATATCTTGGTGTTCACCACACTTCAGCCCATCATGTTCGTGCTGTTGTTTACTTATGTTTACGCCGGGGTAATCGACATTCCGGGCAGCACGTACACCGAGTTCATCATGGCGGGCATTTTTGCCCAGACGGTGGTCTTCGGCTCCACCTACTCGGGATCTGCCATGGCACAGGATCTCAAGGATGGAATTATCGACCGCTTTCGTACTCTGCCGATGAGTTCGTCTGCCGTGTTGGTGGGGCGCACTAACGGTGACCTTCTCATCAACTCGATTTCTATGGTCGTCATGATGACCACGGGACTCATTGTGGGGTGGCGCATTAATTCGAGCCCGCTTGAGGCCCTGGCCGCGATCGCCCTCCTGTTGCTCTTCGCTTATGCGTTGTCCTGGGTTATGGCTTTCATCGGAATGAGTGTGCGCAGTCCTGAAGTGATCAACAATGTCTCGTTCTTGGTGCTGTTCCCCCTCACCTTCATTTCGAACGCATTTGTCCCTGCCGAAACGCTACCTACGCCGTTGAGGGTCTTTGCCGAACTCAACCCGGTGTCTGCTCTCGTGCAGGCCGCTCGTGAGCTCTTCGGCAACACTCCGGCCGGTTCGGCACAGTCCGATGTATGGTCGCAGCAGCATCCCGTGCTCACCGTGCTCATCGGGATAGTGCTGATGTTGGCAATTTTCGTGCCGCTGGCAGTGCGTAAGTTTGCGAGCATCAGCACACGCTAA
- a CDS encoding DEAD/DEAH box helicase — MSTPLPGPTVGTFAAEHLSPSYPERAARGTASKLRAWQAEALDLYFEREPQDFLAAATPGAGKTTFALRLAVELIARRVIDRVTVVAPTDHLKRQWADAADRVGLRLNPGFSNGDFWGGRRFNGIAVTYAQVAMKASLHQEITDSARTLVILDEVHHGGDALSWGDAIHQAFGRATRRLSLTGTPFRSDTAPIPFVTYAPDSKGIRTSVTDYSYGYGRALGDGVVRPVMFMAYAGKMRWRTRMGDEMEARLGEGDTKDVTSQAWRTALDPKGEWMSAVLRAADRRLSEVRHSIPDAGGLVIATDQIAARAYAGLIKEITGESATIVLSDEKESSSRIEKFAASDSRWMVAVRMVSEGVDVPRLAVGVYATSASTPLYFAQAVGRFVRVRRRGETASIFLPSVPSLMLLAEKLEQERDHALDRDSAKDELLDDSLLDSENREEKTSDELADEFIWEAIESDANFDRVLFDGNEFGFAAETGSDEELDFIGLPGILEPEQVRELLLQRQKRQSRRAESKPKADRPQPLYRTLKEQRTLLNNLVGRRAKLSSEPHGLIHAELRRVCGGPAVAQATVTQLQTRIDYLSKSMHS; from the coding sequence GTGAGCACTCCATTGCCTGGCCCCACCGTGGGCACGTTTGCGGCGGAACATCTCTCACCGTCGTACCCTGAACGAGCCGCCAGAGGCACCGCATCCAAGCTTCGAGCCTGGCAGGCAGAAGCCCTTGACCTGTATTTCGAGCGTGAGCCGCAAGATTTTCTTGCAGCGGCAACCCCCGGTGCAGGCAAGACCACTTTCGCACTGCGCCTGGCTGTAGAGCTCATCGCCCGACGCGTCATCGACCGCGTTACCGTTGTTGCGCCCACCGACCACCTCAAACGGCAATGGGCCGATGCGGCCGATCGTGTCGGGCTGCGCCTCAATCCAGGATTCTCCAACGGTGATTTCTGGGGCGGGCGCCGGTTCAACGGAATCGCTGTCACCTACGCACAGGTCGCGATGAAAGCCTCCCTACATCAGGAGATCACCGACTCGGCACGCACCCTGGTGATTCTCGACGAAGTGCATCACGGGGGCGATGCTCTCAGCTGGGGCGACGCGATTCACCAAGCATTTGGCCGAGCAACCCGTCGACTCTCCCTCACCGGAACACCCTTCCGCAGCGACACCGCCCCGATTCCCTTCGTCACCTACGCACCCGACAGCAAAGGTATCCGCACTTCGGTCACCGACTACAGCTACGGTTACGGCAGAGCTCTCGGCGATGGAGTCGTGCGCCCGGTCATGTTCATGGCCTATGCAGGCAAAATGCGTTGGCGCACCCGGATGGGCGACGAAATGGAAGCGCGTCTCGGCGAAGGCGACACCAAAGATGTCACCTCCCAGGCGTGGCGCACCGCTCTCGACCCCAAAGGTGAATGGATGTCGGCCGTGCTGCGAGCAGCCGACCGTCGCCTCAGCGAAGTGAGACACTCCATCCCGGATGCCGGCGGACTCGTCATTGCCACCGACCAGATCGCTGCCCGCGCCTATGCTGGGCTCATTAAGGAGATCACGGGGGAGTCAGCAACGATTGTGCTTTCTGATGAGAAGGAGTCCTCCTCGCGAATTGAGAAGTTCGCTGCGAGCGACAGCCGGTGGATGGTTGCCGTGCGCATGGTGTCCGAAGGCGTCGATGTTCCACGGCTTGCAGTCGGAGTGTACGCGACGTCAGCGTCTACGCCGCTCTATTTTGCGCAGGCTGTTGGCCGGTTCGTGCGCGTACGCCGTCGCGGAGAGACCGCCTCGATTTTCTTACCCAGCGTGCCATCACTGATGCTTCTCGCAGAGAAACTGGAGCAAGAACGCGACCACGCGCTCGATCGTGACAGCGCAAAAGATGAACTGCTCGACGACAGCCTTCTTGACAGCGAAAACCGTGAAGAGAAAACGAGCGACGAGCTTGCTGACGAGTTCATTTGGGAAGCAATTGAGTCAGATGCGAACTTTGACCGGGTGCTCTTCGATGGCAACGAATTTGGTTTTGCGGCGGAAACCGGTAGCGACGAAGAACTCGACTTCATTGGATTGCCGGGCATTCTAGAACCCGAACAGGTGCGCGAACTGCTTCTGCAGCGGCAGAAACGCCAGTCTCGTCGCGCCGAAAGCAAACCCAAAGCAGACCGACCACAGCCGCTCTACCGCACGCTCAAAGAACAACGAACACTGCTGAACAACCTTGTGGGTCGACGCGCAAAACTTTCCAGCGAGCCACACGGACTCATTCACGCTGAACTGCGCCGAGTGTGCGGTGGGCCTGCGGTCGCACAGGCCACGGTGACTCAACTGCAGACGCGCATCGACTACCTCAGCAAGAGCATGCATTCCTAG
- a CDS encoding GDSL-type esterase/lipase family protein, translating to MFATVGHIAMKSFMLLWLYTSPHSWRGLPTPEPGPPVVVDGPKPQRVLVCGSGIVVGYGVASYELALGGSLARSLSTLTGRGAEVSTIAGPRMATQAAKSRLKAEVLDGLDAVVLSFGTFDLLSFLPANVWGRGMSELVDSVLAQSQSQTQVFIMNCTAPKMSKFPSSYRRHLLRLTSAYNDEIRSLVQRRDRVHQINFAPKPEDAEAVAGRQSYRTWAEQIAPDIAEELRGHTTGD from the coding sequence ATGTTCGCCACCGTAGGTCATATCGCCATGAAGTCATTCATGCTTTTGTGGCTTTATACATCTCCGCATTCATGGCGGGGGCTCCCTACGCCAGAACCCGGGCCTCCCGTTGTCGTCGATGGGCCCAAACCGCAGCGCGTGCTTGTGTGCGGGTCAGGAATTGTCGTCGGATACGGGGTTGCGTCGTATGAACTCGCACTCGGCGGATCGCTCGCTCGCTCGCTTTCAACTCTCACCGGTCGCGGTGCCGAAGTTTCCACGATCGCTGGCCCGAGGATGGCCACACAAGCAGCGAAGTCCCGGTTGAAGGCTGAGGTACTCGACGGACTGGATGCGGTGGTTCTCTCTTTCGGGACCTTCGACTTGCTCTCTTTTTTGCCCGCCAACGTTTGGGGACGAGGAATGAGCGAACTCGTCGACTCGGTTCTTGCACAGTCACAATCGCAAACCCAAGTATTTATTATGAATTGCACGGCCCCGAAGATGTCGAAGTTCCCTTCGTCATACCGACGTCATCTACTCCGCCTTACCTCCGCATACAACGATGAAATTCGGTCGCTCGTCCAGCGACGCGATCGTGTCCACCAGATCAATTTCGCACCCAAGCCAGAGGATGCCGAGGCCGTTGCGGGCCGGCAGAGCTATCGCACGTGGGCTGAACAAATTGCACCAGATATTGCGGAGGAACTCCGCGGTCACACTACTGGCGACTAA
- a CDS encoding cold-shock protein has translation MALGTVKWFNAEKGFGFIAPEDGSPDVFAHYSAIATNGYKSLDENQKVEFDITQGPKGPQAENIRPI, from the coding sequence ATGGCACTAGGTACCGTCAAGTGGTTCAACGCAGAAAAGGGCTTTGGCTTCATCGCCCCCGAGGACGGAAGTCCTGATGTGTTCGCCCACTACTCGGCCATCGCAACAAATGGCTACAAGTCGCTCGACGAGAACCAAAAGGTTGAGTTTGACATCACACAGGGTCCCAAGGGACCCCAGGCGGAGAACATCCGCCCCATCTGA
- a CDS encoding ATP-binding cassette domain-containing protein: MTFIEAVELRKTYTPKGAAPVHALDGLDLVVPQGTVTALLGPNGAGKTTTVKVLTTLIRPDSGSATIDGIDVIASPEHIRPMIGVSGQYAAVDENLTGFENLDMVGRLYHLGAKQSRDRARELINIFDLTEAQNRPVKGFSGGMRRRIDLAGALVMRPPVLFLDEPTTGLDPRSRIGMWEIITTLVGEGTTVLLTTQYLEEADQLADSISVIDDGKVIAKGTSDELKASIGGQRVEVSLVSTDDSAVAHEILTRFGTTKPAVSLDGRGLTVNAEDAPAALQLILSEFAQRGVQLYDAGMRRPTLDDVFLKLTGHTASTDDSENNDSSSSTSTQKATSAQKAQQ, encoded by the coding sequence GTGACTTTTATCGAAGCAGTGGAACTCAGAAAGACTTACACGCCCAAAGGGGCCGCTCCGGTTCACGCGCTTGACGGCCTTGATCTTGTCGTTCCGCAAGGCACCGTCACGGCTCTACTGGGGCCGAATGGCGCAGGAAAGACGACAACGGTGAAGGTGCTCACAACACTTATTCGCCCCGATTCCGGCAGCGCGACAATCGATGGAATTGATGTGATCGCTTCGCCTGAACACATCCGTCCGATGATTGGCGTGTCTGGCCAATACGCTGCCGTAGACGAAAACCTCACCGGCTTTGAGAACCTTGACATGGTCGGGCGTCTTTATCACCTTGGGGCCAAACAGTCTCGTGATCGAGCGCGCGAACTCATTAATATTTTCGACCTTACCGAAGCACAAAACCGCCCGGTCAAAGGTTTCTCTGGTGGCATGCGACGGCGTATCGACCTCGCTGGTGCCCTTGTCATGCGGCCTCCTGTGCTCTTTCTTGATGAGCCAACTACTGGCCTCGACCCACGCAGCCGCATCGGAATGTGGGAGATCATCACGACGCTAGTGGGGGAGGGCACGACAGTGCTCCTCACTACCCAATACCTCGAAGAGGCTGATCAGCTCGCTGACAGCATCTCGGTGATCGACGACGGCAAAGTCATTGCCAAAGGAACCTCAGATGAGCTCAAAGCGTCGATCGGCGGCCAGCGTGTTGAGGTGAGTTTGGTTTCTACGGATGACTCGGCTGTCGCCCATGAAATCCTCACCCGTTTCGGCACAACTAAACCTGCCGTGAGCCTAGACGGCCGCGGACTCACGGTTAACGCAGAAGATGCCCCCGCCGCGCTGCAGCTCATTCTTAGCGAGTTCGCCCAGCGTGGTGTGCAGCTTTATGACGCGGGAATGCGCAGACCAACGCTTGACGATGTGTTCTTGAAACTGACGGGCCACACAGCAAGCACCGATGATTCCGAGAACAATGACTCGAGCTCATCGACATCTACGCAAAAGGCAACATCGGCACAGAAAGCACAGCAATGA